In one window of Pantanalinema sp. DNA:
- a CDS encoding acyl-CoA dehydrogenase family protein: MDFNFTEEQQMLRQMAKEFADREIRPLADKHDKEEHIGRDIIMKMAEQGFLGSNIPEEYGGSSLGDVGNAILAEEIGRVDSSLGVTMGAHGGIGTYGLVIDGTEEQKRKYLPKLASGEMIACFALTEPGAGSDAAAIKTRAVRDGDDWVINGQKMWITNGGTADLMTVFAVTDPALGAHGGVTAFLVERAFGGIENGPKEKKMGIRGSDTREIFFKDVRVPKENVLGQVGLGFVTAMKILDKGRLSLGAACLGSAKEAFDLSMKHATTRIQFGKPIASNQAIQFYLAEMATRIFAMEQMVYYTAWQSEQGNKITLPGSMVKLFCTENATWIINKAVQIHGGMGYSGEYPIERLFRDARICEIFEGTNEIQKVVIAKDILKQYSKEAARV; this comes from the coding sequence ATGGATTTCAATTTCACCGAAGAACAGCAGATGCTCCGCCAGATGGCCAAGGAGTTCGCCGATCGCGAGATCCGGCCCCTCGCCGACAAGCACGACAAGGAAGAGCACATCGGCCGCGACATCATCATGAAGATGGCGGAGCAGGGCTTCCTCGGCTCCAACATCCCCGAGGAGTACGGCGGCTCCAGCCTGGGTGACGTGGGCAACGCCATCCTCGCCGAGGAGATCGGCCGCGTCGACTCCAGCCTGGGCGTCACCATGGGCGCCCACGGCGGCATCGGCACCTACGGCCTGGTCATCGACGGCACCGAGGAGCAGAAGCGGAAGTACCTGCCCAAGCTCGCCTCGGGCGAGATGATCGCCTGCTTCGCCCTGACCGAGCCGGGCGCCGGCTCCGACGCCGCGGCCATCAAGACCCGCGCGGTGCGCGACGGCGACGACTGGGTGATCAACGGCCAGAAGATGTGGATCACCAACGGCGGCACCGCCGATCTGATGACGGTCTTCGCCGTGACGGATCCGGCCCTCGGCGCCCACGGCGGCGTGACGGCGTTCCTCGTCGAGCGCGCCTTCGGCGGGATCGAGAACGGCCCCAAGGAGAAGAAGATGGGCATCCGGGGCTCGGACACCCGCGAGATCTTCTTCAAGGACGTCCGCGTCCCCAAGGAGAACGTGCTGGGCCAGGTGGGCCTCGGCTTCGTGACCGCCATGAAGATCCTGGACAAGGGCCGCCTGAGCCTCGGCGCCGCCTGCCTGGGCTCCGCCAAGGAAGCCTTCGACCTGTCCATGAAGCACGCGACCACCCGCATCCAGTTCGGCAAGCCCATCGCCTCGAACCAGGCCATCCAGTTCTACCTCGCCGAGATGGCCACCCGCATCTTCGCGATGGAGCAGATGGTGTACTACACCGCCTGGCAGTCGGAGCAGGGCAACAAGATCACCCTGCCCGGCTCGATGGTCAAGCTGTTCTGCACCGAGAACGCGACCTGGATCATCAACAAGGCCGTGCAGATCCACGGCGGCATGGGCTACTCGGGCGAGTACCCCATCGAGCGCCTGTTCCGCGATGCGCGCATCTGCGAGATCTTCGAGGGCACCAACGAGATCCAGAAGGTCGTCATCGCCAAGGACATCCTCAAGCAGTACTCTAAGGAGGCCGCGCGCGTCTAG
- a CDS encoding enoyl-CoA hydratase-related protein codes for MAVESQSKSALNAKPLPIFKVGVVGGGAMGGGIAQVVSNAGLPVIIKDISQDAVDKGLAAARKVYEGRVKKGKMSASEMEQKMALVSGTTTWDGFDDVDLVIEAVTEKMDVKKAVFAELDKVTPKHAILASNTSALSVTELGSVTSRPAKVAGLHFFNPAPVMKLVEVIAGKESSDETMATLLSFCKDIRKHPVLVKDGAGFLVNRLLLASFNEAVTALQEGAATAEQIDMVVPSKGFPMGPFTLADMLGVEVCNEVVHTLHDAFGSRFQPTELLDWMVAEGRWGQKKGAGFYSYNDEAVNPVPGKIAEIIAKQGKAKVPFEVDRFVLPMINEAAILIADGVAAAEDVDPAMQMGTGMGRGPLMLADMMGLDTVLERLKFYQAELGDRFKPAPLIEQMVAEGKLGAKSGQGFHAHEAAEEGKKTRTFVKVQQDEAVALVTLDNPPANALNSAVIFELSEVLLELEADNAVKAIVLTGAGQMAFVAGADIKEIAEIKSGADAKQMVAAANEVFNRIEALKKPVIVAINGFCLGGGCELAMACHIRIASDKARFGQPEINLGIIPGFGGSQRLPRIIGYGNATEWLLTGDMYTAQQALRVGLVQKVVPAGDEVAQAMTLAKKIATKGRLSIQYMMEALHGGHGKPIKEAIKIENEKFGAVCETEDKQIGVKAFITKTQPKFVDR; via the coding sequence ATGGCAGTCGAATCCCAATCCAAGTCCGCCCTGAACGCCAAGCCGCTCCCCATCTTCAAGGTGGGCGTCGTCGGCGGCGGGGCCATGGGCGGAGGCATCGCCCAGGTCGTCTCCAACGCGGGCCTGCCGGTCATCATCAAGGACATCAGCCAGGACGCGGTGGACAAGGGCCTCGCGGCCGCCCGCAAGGTCTACGAGGGCCGCGTCAAGAAGGGCAAGATGTCCGCCTCCGAGATGGAGCAGAAGATGGCCCTCGTCTCGGGCACGACCACCTGGGACGGCTTCGATGACGTGGATCTCGTCATCGAGGCGGTCACCGAGAAGATGGACGTCAAGAAGGCCGTCTTCGCCGAGCTGGACAAGGTCACCCCCAAGCACGCGATCCTCGCCTCCAACACCTCGGCCCTCTCGGTCACCGAGCTGGGAAGCGTCACCTCGCGGCCGGCCAAGGTCGCGGGCCTGCACTTCTTCAACCCTGCCCCGGTCATGAAGCTGGTCGAGGTCATCGCGGGCAAAGAGAGCTCCGACGAGACCATGGCGACGCTGCTCTCCTTCTGCAAGGACATCCGCAAGCACCCGGTCCTGGTCAAGGACGGCGCGGGCTTTCTGGTCAACCGCCTCTTGCTCGCGAGCTTCAACGAGGCCGTGACCGCCCTCCAGGAGGGGGCCGCCACCGCCGAGCAGATCGACATGGTCGTGCCGAGCAAGGGCTTCCCCATGGGCCCCTTCACCCTGGCCGACATGCTGGGCGTCGAGGTCTGCAACGAGGTCGTCCACACCCTGCACGACGCCTTCGGTTCGCGCTTCCAGCCCACCGAGCTGCTCGACTGGATGGTCGCCGAGGGCCGCTGGGGCCAGAAGAAGGGCGCCGGCTTCTACTCGTACAACGACGAGGCCGTGAACCCCGTCCCCGGCAAGATCGCCGAGATCATCGCGAAACAGGGCAAGGCCAAGGTGCCCTTCGAGGTCGACCGCTTCGTCCTGCCGATGATCAACGAGGCCGCCATCCTGATCGCGGACGGCGTCGCAGCGGCCGAGGACGTGGATCCCGCCATGCAGATGGGCACCGGCATGGGCCGCGGCCCCCTGATGCTCGCCGACATGATGGGCCTCGACACCGTGCTCGAGCGCCTCAAGTTCTACCAGGCGGAGCTGGGCGATCGCTTCAAGCCCGCGCCCCTGATCGAGCAGATGGTCGCCGAGGGCAAGCTCGGCGCCAAGTCCGGCCAGGGCTTCCACGCCCACGAGGCCGCCGAGGAGGGCAAGAAGACCCGCACCTTCGTCAAGGTGCAGCAGGACGAGGCCGTGGCCCTGGTCACCCTCGACAACCCTCCGGCCAACGCCCTCAACTCGGCCGTCATCTTCGAGCTCAGCGAGGTTCTCCTGGAGCTCGAGGCCGACAACGCGGTCAAGGCGATCGTGCTGACGGGCGCCGGCCAGATGGCCTTCGTCGCGGGCGCCGACATCAAGGAGATCGCCGAGATCAAGAGCGGCGCCGACGCCAAGCAGATGGTGGCGGCGGCCAACGAGGTCTTCAACCGGATCGAGGCCCTCAAGAAGCCCGTGATCGTCGCGATCAACGGCTTCTGCCTGGGCGGCGGCTGCGAGCTGGCGATGGCCTGCCACATCCGCATCGCCTCGGACAAGGCGCGCTTCGGCCAGCCCGAGATCAACCTGGGCATCATCCCGGGCTTCGGCGGCTCCCAGCGCCTGCCCCGCATCATCGGCTACGGCAACGCCACCGAGTGGCTCCTGACCGGCGACATGTACACGGCCCAGCAGGCCCTGCGCGTGGGCCTGGTCCAGAAGGTCGTGCCCGCGGGCGACGAGGTCGCCCAGGCCATGACCCTGGCCAAGAAGATCGCCACCAAGGGGCGCCTCTCCATCCAGTACATGATGGAGGCCCTCCACGGCGGGCACGGCAAGCCCATCAAGGAGGCCATCAAGATCGAGAACGAGAAGTTCGGCGCGGTCTGCGAGACCGAGGACAAGCAGATCGGCGTGAAGGCCTTCATCACCAAGACCCAGCCCAAGTTCGTGGATCGCTAA
- a CDS encoding thiolase family protein has product MKQVVLVDGIRTPFGNFGGALKDLNAPELGRIVLAELLKRNPQAIEAIDQVIMGSCGQGSEAPNLARVVALKAGIPLEKPAYTVHRNCGSGMQAIINGYQEIQAGDAEVLVVGGIESMSSYPYISRDMRFGKRIRHAEMIDSMWEGLTDPVCNLLMGQTAENLVEEFGLTREEQDQFAVNSHKKAFRAARSGNFAEEIMTVNVPKKAGGKDVAPEPVSIDEGPNPALSLQMLSMYPTIFKKGGSVTPGNACGTNDGAVGLLMMTEEKAQALGYQPMAIVRSYVNVGLEPERMGMGPAYAIPKALAKAGLTLDQMDVIEVNEAFAAQVLSVAKKLELDMDKLNPNGGAIALGHPVGASGARLALTLSRELARRGARYGVASLCIGGGQGIAMVLENPNA; this is encoded by the coding sequence ATGAAACAAGTCGTCTTGGTGGACGGGATCCGCACGCCCTTCGGCAACTTCGGCGGGGCACTCAAGGACCTCAACGCGCCCGAGCTGGGTCGCATCGTGCTCGCGGAGCTGCTCAAGCGCAACCCGCAGGCGATCGAGGCGATCGACCAGGTGATCATGGGCTCGTGCGGCCAGGGCTCCGAGGCGCCCAACCTCGCCCGCGTCGTGGCCCTCAAGGCCGGCATCCCCCTCGAAAAGCCCGCCTACACCGTCCACCGCAACTGCGGCTCGGGCATGCAGGCGATCATCAACGGCTACCAGGAGATCCAGGCGGGCGACGCCGAGGTCCTGGTGGTGGGCGGCATCGAGTCCATGAGCTCGTACCCCTACATCAGCCGCGACATGCGCTTCGGCAAGCGCATCCGCCACGCCGAGATGATCGACTCCATGTGGGAAGGCCTCACCGACCCGGTCTGCAACCTCCTGATGGGCCAGACCGCCGAGAACCTGGTCGAAGAGTTCGGCCTCACCCGCGAGGAGCAGGACCAGTTCGCCGTCAACTCCCACAAGAAGGCCTTCCGGGCCGCCCGCTCCGGCAACTTCGCCGAGGAGATCATGACGGTCAACGTGCCCAAGAAGGCCGGCGGCAAGGACGTCGCCCCCGAGCCCGTCTCGATCGACGAGGGCCCCAACCCCGCCCTCAGCCTCCAGATGCTCTCCATGTACCCGACCATCTTCAAGAAGGGCGGCTCCGTCACCCCCGGCAACGCCTGCGGCACCAACGACGGCGCGGTCGGCCTGCTAATGATGACCGAGGAGAAGGCCCAGGCCCTCGGCTACCAGCCCATGGCCATCGTCCGCTCCTACGTCAACGTCGGCCTCGAGCCCGAGCGCATGGGCATGGGCCCGGCCTACGCCATCCCCAAGGCCCTGGCCAAGGCCGGGCTGACCCTCGACCAGATGGACGTGATCGAGGTCAACGAGGCCTTCGCCGCCCAGGTCCTCTCGGTCGCCAAGAAGCTCGAGCTGGACATGGACAAGCTCAACCCCAACGGCGGCGCGATCGCCCTCGGCCACCCGGTCGGCGCCTCGGGCGCGCGCCTGGCCCTGACGCTCAGCCGTGAGCTTGCTCGCCGCGGCGCCAGGTACGGCGTCGCCAGCCTCTGCATCGGCGGCGGCCAGGGCATCGCCATGGTCCTCGAGAATCCCAACGCTTAG
- a CDS encoding TetR/AcrR family transcriptional regulator, with protein MAADTRERLTAEERRAQILRCATAVFARSNYRVAGMAEIAKEAGISEPTVYKHFASKKQLFLTILDRVGDSTLRHWKELASDAADPLALLRRIGTSQYEIVLKRPDTLKIQFQALSEVEDDEIREALRRHFASYADFLMTVLDAGRRSGVLAADLDVTAAAWQLISVGFTLNLASLLGFEEEFSRERMQLMGDRMVLAFGSGQQAAPFDPGSEGAPGSRTHRKGS; from the coding sequence ATGGCCGCTGACACCCGCGAACGCTTGACGGCAGAAGAGCGCCGGGCGCAGATCCTGCGCTGCGCCACCGCGGTCTTCGCGCGCTCCAACTACCGGGTCGCGGGCATGGCCGAGATCGCCAAGGAAGCCGGCATCTCCGAGCCGACGGTCTACAAGCACTTCGCGAGCAAGAAGCAGCTCTTCCTCACCATCCTTGACCGGGTCGGCGACAGCACCCTGCGCCACTGGAAGGAGCTGGCCTCGGACGCGGCCGATCCCCTCGCCCTCCTGCGCCGGATCGGCACCAGCCAGTACGAGATCGTCCTCAAGCGGCCCGACACCCTCAAGATCCAGTTCCAGGCCCTCTCCGAGGTCGAGGACGACGAGATCCGCGAGGCCCTGCGCCGGCACTTCGCCTCCTACGCCGACTTCCTGATGACGGTCCTCGACGCGGGGCGGCGCTCGGGCGTGCTCGCGGCCGACCTGGACGTGACGGCCGCCGCCTGGCAGCTCATCTCGGTGGGCTTCACCCTCAACCTCGCCTCGCTCTTGGGCTTCGAGGAGGAGTTCAGCCGGGAGCGGATGCAGCTGATGGGGGACCGGATGGTCCTCGCCTTCGGAAGCGGCCAACAAGCCGCGCCCTTCGATCCCGGGAGCGAAGGCGCTCCCGGTTCTCGCACGCACAGAAAGGGTTCCTAG
- a CDS encoding DUF362 domain-containing protein has product MTAEVYFAQRRATGGGGLMDKIEQLLDAAGLAQVVTPGDRVAIKTHFGEPGNTTHIRPEILRRLIKKVRQADARPFVTDSNARYSPRRTEAVGHLEVASAHGFNYPTLGAPVLIADGVDGRQGTAYPTGGKHLGTVSIAGAIDEAEALIVANHVTFHPEVGFVGALYHLGLGALTREGKLALCAAPSPALVLAGGDSPSREVEAEAAVLPPDLLAARIAEAFGAVHRAKAGKILYCNVLMDLTPDPDGAGWSDAAVIPDVGILVSRDPVGLDQATADFLNMQTGLPGTCLQDLGTPDKIRSLAPAADWDHLLELVARDGLGSRDYELLII; this is encoded by the coding sequence ATGACCGCAGAAGTCTACTTCGCCCAGCGCCGCGCGACCGGCGGCGGCGGCCTCATGGACAAGATCGAGCAGCTCCTCGACGCCGCGGGGCTCGCCCAGGTCGTCACCCCCGGCGATCGCGTCGCGATCAAGACCCACTTCGGGGAGCCGGGCAACACCACCCACATCCGCCCCGAGATCCTGCGGCGGCTCATCAAGAAGGTCCGCCAGGCCGACGCCCGTCCCTTCGTCACCGACTCCAACGCGCGGTACTCGCCCCGGCGCACCGAGGCGGTGGGTCACCTGGAGGTGGCGAGCGCGCACGGGTTCAACTACCCGACCCTCGGGGCCCCGGTGCTCATCGCCGACGGGGTGGACGGCCGCCAAGGCACCGCGTACCCGACCGGCGGGAAACACCTGGGGACGGTTTCGATCGCAGGGGCCATCGACGAGGCCGAGGCCCTCATCGTCGCCAACCACGTCACCTTTCACCCCGAGGTCGGCTTCGTGGGCGCCCTCTACCACCTGGGCCTCGGCGCCCTGACCCGCGAGGGCAAGCTCGCCCTCTGCGCCGCGCCGAGCCCGGCCCTGGTGCTCGCGGGCGGCGACTCCCCCAGCCGGGAGGTCGAGGCCGAGGCCGCCGTCCTTCCGCCCGACCTTTTGGCCGCGCGGATCGCCGAGGCGTTCGGCGCCGTCCACCGCGCCAAGGCCGGCAAGATCCTCTACTGCAACGTCCTGATGGACCTCACCCCCGATCCGGACGGGGCGGGATGGAGCGACGCGGCGGTCATCCCCGACGTGGGGATCCTCGTCTCGCGCGACCCGGTCGGGCTCGACCAGGCCACCGCGGACTTCCTGAACATGCAGACCGGCCTGCCCGGCACCTGCCTGCAGGATCTCGGCACCCCGGACAAGATCCGCAGCCTCGCGCCGGCCGCCGACTGGGACCACCTCCTGGAGCTGGTCGCGCGCGACGGGCTGGGCTCGCGCGACTACGAGCTGCTGATCATCTGA
- the rph gene encoding ribonuclease PH, translating to MPRPDGRQPDQLRPLTIQRGFTKHAEGSVLIGFGDTKVLCTASVEDRVPPFLKGTGKGWVTAEYSMLPRATHTRSSRESSIGKVGGRTHEIQRLIGRSLRGVCDLYGFGERQITLDCDVIQADGGTRTAAITGAWIALHDAFSSLVSQGKIERMPRLDPLAAISVGIVDGEAVLDLCYLEDSRAETDMNVVATGSGHYVEIQGTAEGEPFDRQMVNRMLDLADAGIKDLIAAQHQAIRTPVGV from the coding sequence ATGCCCCGCCCCGACGGCCGTCAGCCCGACCAGCTCCGCCCCCTCACGATCCAGCGCGGCTTCACCAAGCACGCCGAGGGCTCGGTGCTCATCGGCTTCGGTGACACCAAGGTCCTCTGCACCGCCAGCGTCGAGGATCGCGTCCCCCCCTTCCTGAAGGGAACGGGCAAGGGCTGGGTGACGGCCGAGTATTCGATGCTGCCCCGCGCCACGCACACCCGCTCGTCGCGCGAGTCGAGCATCGGCAAGGTGGGCGGGCGCACCCACGAGATCCAGCGCCTCATCGGCCGCAGCTTGCGCGGGGTGTGCGACCTGTACGGCTTCGGCGAGCGCCAGATCACCCTCGACTGCGACGTGATCCAGGCGGATGGCGGCACCCGGACCGCCGCCATCACCGGTGCCTGGATCGCCCTTCACGACGCCTTCTCGAGCCTGGTTTCCCAGGGCAAGATCGAGCGCATGCCCCGCCTGGACCCTCTCGCGGCCATCAGCGTCGGCATCGTGGACGGCGAGGCAGTCCTCGACCTGTGCTACCTGGAGGACTCGCGCGCCGAGACCGACATGAACGTGGTCGCCACCGGCTCGGGCCACTACGTCGAGATCCAGGGCACGGCCGAGGGCGAGCCCTTCGATCGCCAGATGGTCAACCGCATGCTCGATCTGGCGGATGCGGGCATCAAGGACCTGATCGCTGCCCAGCACCAGGCGATCCGCACGCCGGTCGGGGTCTAG
- a CDS encoding IPT/TIG domain-containing protein has translation MRKLSLSLTLVTLLALGGCAGTPTASLTGGATATGTTTTVAAPVISSFSPTQGTAGTVVTVTGTGFDGAIASNNLVLFNGTPGLVTAATATTLTVIVPEGGSYGTITVTVNGKTATSADSYSARLGIRTVAGSQGAPGGVRAADWRASYGAMAMDSAGNLYVTQQSRSAVYKIDPAGTLTTVAGTGAWGYIGDGFPATVAQLNSPEGLAVDASGNLYIADTWNHVIRKVSNGVISTVAGNGQSGFSGDGGPAGSAQLYAPRGLAVDATGDLYIADTNNNRIRKVDHATGIITTFAGTGSYGFSGDATAAVGAQLAYPHGVAVDASGSLYIADTNNSRIRKVSDGTISTVGSQLAYPQGVTVDGAGNLYVADTNSHRIRKLSDGTLSIVAGNGQGGFSGDGGTATSAQLSYPKGVVVDAAGNLYVADTNNFRIRKLDAVAQTISTVAGDVSGEAMTAGALNVDLAGPAATAEDAQGNLYIADRYNHRVRKLGIDGTLTTVAGTGVPGEAGDSGVATSAQLNQPQSVAVDAAGNLYIADTNNNRIRMVPATDGTYFGIPMVANSLYTFAGTGVSGFSGDGAAAGSAQLNAPLGVAADAAGDLYIADTNNNRIRKVDHTTGFIATVAGTGVYGFTGDGAATSAQLNHPQGLAVDAAGNLYIADTYNNRIRKLSGGSISTVAGNGYSYGLSDYRVAGYSGGEVASRITLDSPEGVAVDAEGNLYVADTENNRILKVALGGAVSTVAGNGIYGIDGDGGLAINARLASPRGVTVGKAGNLFIADTDNNLIRSVGF, from the coding sequence ATGCGCAAGCTGAGTCTTAGCTTGACTCTCGTCACCCTTCTCGCCCTTGGCGGCTGCGCGGGGACGCCGACCGCCTCCCTGACCGGTGGCGCCACTGCAACCGGCACCACAACCACCGTCGCGGCGCCCGTCATCTCGAGCTTCAGCCCCACCCAGGGGACCGCCGGAACGGTCGTCACCGTCACGGGCACCGGCTTCGACGGAGCGATCGCCTCCAACAACCTCGTCCTGTTCAACGGCACCCCTGGCCTCGTCACCGCGGCCACCGCCACCACCCTCACCGTCATCGTCCCCGAGGGCGGCTCGTACGGCACCATCACCGTGACCGTCAACGGCAAGACCGCCACGAGCGCCGACAGCTACTCGGCTCGCCTGGGCATCCGGACCGTCGCCGGGTCGCAAGGAGCGCCCGGGGGGGTGAGGGCCGCCGATTGGCGCGCGTCCTACGGCGCCATGGCCATGGACTCCGCCGGTAACCTCTACGTCACGCAGCAGAGCCGAAGCGCCGTCTACAAGATCGACCCGGCCGGCACCCTCACGACCGTCGCCGGCACCGGCGCCTGGGGCTACATCGGGGACGGCTTTCCCGCCACCGTCGCCCAGCTGAACAGTCCCGAAGGCCTGGCGGTGGATGCCTCGGGCAACCTCTACATCGCCGATACCTGGAATCACGTCATCCGCAAGGTCAGCAACGGCGTCATCTCGACCGTCGCAGGAAACGGCCAAAGCGGCTTCTCGGGGGACGGCGGTCCGGCCGGCAGCGCCCAGCTGTATGCGCCTCGGGGCCTGGCGGTGGACGCCACGGGCGATCTATACATCGCCGATACGAACAACAACCGCATCCGCAAGGTCGACCACGCGACCGGCATCATCACGACCTTCGCCGGCACCGGCAGCTACGGCTTCTCCGGAGACGCCACGGCAGCCGTCGGCGCCCAGCTCGCCTATCCCCATGGCGTGGCGGTGGACGCCTCGGGCAGCCTGTACATCGCCGATACGAACAACAGCCGCATCCGCAAGGTCAGCGACGGCACCATCTCGACCGTCGGCTCCCAGCTCGCCTATCCCCAGGGCGTGACGGTGGACGGTGCGGGCAACCTCTACGTCGCCGATACGAACAGCCACCGCATCCGCAAGCTCAGCGACGGTACCCTCTCGATCGTCGCAGGTAACGGTCAAGGCGGCTTCTCGGGGGATGGCGGCACGGCCACCAGCGCCCAGCTCAGCTATCCCAAGGGGGTCGTGGTGGACGCCGCGGGCAACCTCTACGTCGCCGATACGAACAACTTCCGCATCCGCAAGCTCGACGCCGTCGCTCAGACGATCTCGACCGTGGCAGGCGATGTCTCGGGCGAGGCCATGACCGCAGGCGCCTTGAACGTGGACCTTGCCGGGCCCGCAGCGACCGCCGAGGACGCGCAAGGCAACCTCTACATTGCCGATAGGTACAACCACCGCGTCCGAAAGCTCGGTATCGACGGCACCCTCACGACCGTCGCCGGCACCGGAGTCCCCGGCGAAGCCGGGGACTCCGGCGTGGCCACCAGCGCTCAGTTGAACCAGCCCCAGAGCGTGGCGGTGGACGCCGCGGGCAACCTCTACATCGCCGATACGAACAACAACCGGATCCGCATGGTGCCCGCGACCGACGGGACCTACTTCGGCATCCCCATGGTCGCCAACTCCCTCTACACCTTCGCCGGCACCGGAGTCTCCGGCTTCTCCGGAGACGGCGCGGCGGCCGGCAGCGCCCAGCTGAACGCTCCTCTGGGCGTGGCGGCGGACGCCGCGGGCGACCTCTACATCGCCGATACGAACAACAACCGCATCCGCAAGGTCGACCACACCACCGGCTTCATCGCGACCGTCGCCGGCACCGGCGTGTACGGCTTCACCGGGGACGGCGCGGCCACCAGCGCCCAGCTGAACCATCCCCAGGGTTTGGCGGTGGACGCCGCGGGCAACCTCTACATCGCCGATACGTACAACAACCGCATCCGCAAACTCAGCGGCGGCTCCATCTCGACCGTCGCCGGCAACGGCTATTCCTACGGCCTCAGCGACTACCGGGTTGCCGGATACTCCGGCGGCGAGGTCGCCTCCCGCATCACCCTGGACAGCCCCGAGGGCGTGGCGGTGGACGCCGAGGGCAACCTCTACGTCGCCGATACGGAAAACAACCGGATCCTCAAGGTCGCCCTCGGCGGCGCCGTCTCGACCGTGGCCGGAAACGGCATCTACGGCATCGACGGCGACGGCGGGCTTGCGATCAATGCCAGGCTGGCCTCCCCGCGTGGCGTGACGGTGGGCAAGGCGGGCAACCTCTTCATCGCCGATACCGACAACAACCTCATCCGTTCCGTCGGCTTCTGA